In a single window of the Diospyros lotus cultivar Yz01 chromosome 10, ASM1463336v1, whole genome shotgun sequence genome:
- the LOC127811157 gene encoding uncharacterized protein LOC127811157, whose amino-acid sequence MYDADEWQKAQKFMSGLRVELLQALSIWSIDSYEEALSKALIIERNLLQVKLIRSGETKGNSEQKLRNKSSQNSRQCPKCKKNHLGKKCLAGTSNWYYSKNYPKKPKLGQAGGLAEKAGEARKTSQGRVYNLTKEDVGTDLTVVQGTLFILDTLVHALIDLGSTHSFMSYALAKSLGVETKPMEFSIVISTPMGKSARSSKVLEGCEISLSDAQFQVDLILLEVYDFNIILRMDFLFRYDASIDCRRKIMTLKKTEGEWVKFRGQGDPKNGKMISTEKVEKLITQGVHGCIGYARLEEKVVPKLKEVWIVREYEDVFPERLPPPREIEVSVELMLGTKSISIPPYQMALAEMKELRSQLQELIDKRFIRPSTSPWDVMVLFVKKKDGSLRMCIYYRQLNKATVKNKYPLLRINDLFD is encoded by the exons ATGTATGATGCCGATGAATGGCAAAAGGCACAGAAGTTTATGTCAGGGCTTCGAGTAGAGCTGTTGCAGGCTTTGAGCATTTGGTCGATCGACTCTTATGAAGAAGCCTTGAGTAAAGCTTTGATAATAGAAAGGAATCTTCTTCAAGTGAAGCTCATTAGGTCTGGTGAAACGAAGGGAAACTCGGAAcagaaattgagaaataaaagCTCCCAAAATAGCAGGCAATGCCCCAAATGCAAGAAGAACCATCTGGGAAAGAAATGCTTAGCAGGGACATCCAACT GGTACTATTCCAAGAATTACCCAAAGAAGCCAAAACTCGGACAAGCAGGTGGACTAGCTGAAAAAGCAGGGGAGGCTCGCAAGACTAGTCAGGGACGCGTCTACAACCTCACCAAGGAAGATGTGGGGACAGATTTGACAGTCGTACAAGGTACGCTCTTTATATTGGATACCCTTGTACATGCATTGATAGACCTTGGGTCAACGCATTCGTTTATGTCATATGCTTTGGCTAAAAGTTTGGGGGTAGAAACTAAACCTATGGAGTTTTCGATAGTAATTTCAACGCCCATGGGTAAAAGTGCAAGGTCTTCAAAAGTGTTAGAAGGATGTGAAATTAGTTTAAGTGATGCTCAGTTTCAAGTTGATCTAATTTTgctagaagtatatgacttcaaCATAATCTTAAGAATGGACTTCTTGTTTAGATATGATGCCAGCATAGATTGTCGAAGAAAAATAATGACCTTAAAGAAAACCGAAGGTGAATGGGTCAAATTTCGAGGTCAGGGTGACCCTAAGAATGGGAAAATGATTTCGACCGAGAAGGTAGAAAAGTTAATAACCCAAGGAGTCCATGGATGTATAGGTTATGCTCGTTTAGAAGAGAAAGTAGTACCAAAACTCAAGGAGGTATGGATAGTACGAGAGTATGAGGATGTGTTTCCGGAAAGACTACCGCCACCTCGAGAGATCGAAGTCTCAGTTGAGCTAATGCTAGGAACCAAATCGATATCAATTCCTCCATATCAAATGGCTCTGGCAGAAATGAAGGAATTAAGGAGTCAGCTTCAGGAACTGATAGATAAGAGATTCATTAggccgagcacatcgccatgggaCGTGATGGTGCTATTTGTAAAAAAGAAGGACGGAAGTTTGAGAATGTGCATTTACTATCGTCAGTTGAATAAGGCCACAgtaaagaataagtatccactTCTAAGGATCAATGATCTGTTCGATTAG